The following DNA comes from Burkholderiales bacterium.
CTTTGAGCAGCGTTAAACCCTTGTCCACGCTTCCCATGCGCCGGCCCTGGCCGCCGGCGAGTACTACGCCGGTGATTTTTCCCATCTCTTAGGCTGGTGCGGGTTGTCTGGATTTGATGAAGCGCGATTCGCCGGTGAACAGCAAGTAATGCCTGCCGGTGGCGCGGCCGATCATGGTGAGGCCGATTTTTTTGGCGATTTCATAACCCATCTGGGTAAGCCCCGAGCGCGAAACCAGAAAGGGAATTTCCATCTGCGCGCATTTGATTACCATCTCGGAAGTGAGGCGCCCGGTGGTATAGAAAATCTTGTCTCGGCCTTCGATGCGGTCAAGCCACATCTGCCCGGCAATCGCATCCACCGCGTTGTGCCTGCCCACATCTTCGACGAATATCAGAATTTCGGTTCCCTTGCACAGCGCGCAGCCGTGAACTGCGCCCGCAGCTTTGTAGACTGTGTCATGGCGGCGCACATTGTCCATCAGCGCATAGTAGGTCTCTTCCTTGAGGCAAACATCGGCGGGCAATTTGAGTTTGTCGATTTCTTCCATCAATTCGCCAAACACCGTGCCCTGGCCACAACCGGTGGTCACCGTGCGTTTTTCCATGCGCCCGTCGAGGTCCTGAATGCCATGCCGGGTAGTCACGGCGACTGCATCTACTTCCCAGTCCACTTGCACCGATTTGATTTCCTGGATACTGTTCACCAGACGCTGATTGCGCAAGTAGCCGATGGCTAAGGCTTCAGGTCTCGCGCCCAAGGTCATGAGGGTCACGATTTCCCGCTTGTCTACATACAAAGTCAGGGGATGCTCGCCGGCGATTTGCGTTTCACCCCATTCCCCGTGCTCGTT
Coding sequences within:
- a CDS encoding formate dehydrogenase accessory sulfurtransferase FdhD, translating into MPPYRPKISNASRPLTFAVRSMNEHGEWGETQIAGEHPLTLYVDKREIVTLMTLGARPEALAIGYLRNQRLVNSIQEIKSVQVDWEVDAVAVTTRHGIQDLDGRMEKRTVTTGCGQGTVFGELMEEIDKLKLPADVCLKEETYYALMDNVRRHDTVYKAAGAVHGCALCKGTEILIFVEDVGRHNAVDAIAGQMWLDRIEGRDKIFYTTGRLTSEMVIKCAQMEIPFLVSRSGLTQMGYEIAKKIGLTMIGRATGRHYLLFTGESRFIKSRQPAPA